A genomic segment from Myxococcales bacterium encodes:
- a CDS encoding TauD/TfdA family dioxygenase — protein sequence MTDRHPYRISGDLPLAIGPLSDAPSDRDFVALCCWLQENRAWVHEQLMEHGALRFRGFGIDTPKHFEILARSIDAELKNNYLGTSPRNELTEYVFSASELPDYFPIPQHCEMSFCSTPPRRLFFQCLEAPAAGSGETTLCDFRKVWRDLPDEICKRFEEKGIRIVRNYACRNTESTENERSNDPTMLKSWDEMFGTTDRNEVEKQCREEGFETEWLEHDGLRLTSTQPVFRDHPVTGTRAWFNHTTTFHSGTALAELSRIAKYRPSERHQGLVKIATLLQEKLEATPPEERSMHCTHLDGSEISQADLEVVRDTIWKHLVVEPWERGDVVAIDNYSISHGRLPYEGARKIAVCWA from the coding sequence ATGACGGACCGACACCCCTATCGAATTTCCGGCGATTTACCCCTCGCGATCGGACCCCTGAGCGACGCCCCATCCGATCGAGATTTCGTCGCACTATGTTGCTGGTTGCAAGAAAATCGAGCTTGGGTCCACGAGCAGCTCATGGAGCACGGCGCTCTGCGTTTTCGCGGTTTCGGGATCGACACACCCAAGCACTTTGAAATTCTTGCTCGCTCGATCGACGCAGAACTCAAAAACAACTACCTCGGTACGTCGCCGCGCAACGAGCTCACGGAGTACGTCTTCAGCGCGAGCGAATTGCCCGACTACTTTCCGATTCCTCAGCACTGCGAAATGAGCTTTTGCAGTACGCCGCCACGTCGACTCTTCTTTCAATGCCTCGAAGCACCCGCTGCCGGCAGTGGCGAAACGACTCTCTGCGATTTTCGCAAGGTCTGGCGCGATCTTCCCGACGAAATCTGCAAGCGATTCGAAGAGAAGGGTATCCGTATCGTGCGGAACTATGCCTGCAGGAACACAGAGTCCACGGAAAACGAGCGAAGCAACGATCCAACCATGCTCAAGAGTTGGGACGAGATGTTCGGGACCACCGATCGTAATGAAGTCGAAAAGCAGTGCCGCGAAGAGGGATTCGAAACCGAGTGGCTCGAGCACGACGGCCTGCGCCTGACCAGCACGCAGCCGGTGTTCAGGGATCATCCAGTCACCGGAACCCGAGCCTGGTTCAATCACACGACGACTTTTCATTCGGGCACTGCGCTCGCCGAGCTTTCACGCATTGCGAAGTACCGTCCCAGCGAGCGACACCAGGGGTTGGTGAAGATTGCGACATTGCTACAGGAAAAACTCGAAGCCACACCTCCCGAAGAGCGCTCGATGCACTGCACTCATCTCGACGGCAGTGAAATCTCACAGGCCGACCTCGAAGTCGTGCGCGACACGATCTGGAAGCATCTGGTTGTAGAGCCCTGGGAAAGGGGCGACGTCGTGGCAATCGACAACTATTCCATTTCCCACGGCCGCCTTCCTTATGAAGGAGCCAGGAAGATTGCGGTTTGCTGGGCTTGA